Proteins found in one Thalassophryne amazonica chromosome 1, fThaAma1.1, whole genome shotgun sequence genomic segment:
- the LOC117514526 gene encoding neuronal membrane glycoprotein M6-b-like: MDGTKPAMESNAEETPDEGQESKGCFECCIKCLGGVPYASLVATILCFSGVALFCGCGHVALTGTLAMLENHFSTVTSDHTTLTMVIQIFQYIIYGIASFFFVYAIILLAEGFYTTSAIKKELQSDFKTTVCGRCITAFFMFLTYILTLAFLAIFGFTAIPVFLFFNMWNTCAAMKSPDSNITSPESVCVDVRQYGVIPWNATPGKACGSTLGDICNTNEFYLSYHLYIVALAGAGATVIALIHYLMILAANWAYLKNAVSTHEYQDIKTKDDQDLEAEARSKEGQNSSSYS; encoded by the exons GATGTTTCGAGTGCTGCATCAAGTGTCTGGGCGGTGTGCCCTATGCATCCCTGGTGGCTACAATCCTCTGCTTCTCAGGCGTGGCTCTTTTCTGCGGATGTGGCCATGTGGCGCTGACCGGCACCTTGGCCATGTTGGAGAACCACTTCTCCACTGTCACCAGCGATCACACCACCCTCACCATGGT GATCCAGATCTTTCAGTACATCATCTATGGCATTGCATCTTTCTTTTTCGTCTATGCCATCATCCTGCTGGCTGAGGGCTTTTACACCACCAGTGCCATCAAGAAGGAACTGCAGAGTGACTTCAAGACCACTGTGTGCGGGCGCTGCATCACCGCCTTC TTCATGTTCCTGACCTACATCCTCACCCTGGCCTTCCTCGCCATCTTTGGCTTCACGGCGATCCCCGTTTTCCTCTTCTTCaacatgtggaacacctgtgccGCCATGAAGTCTCCCGATTCCAACATCACCTCGCCTGAATCTGTGTGTGTGGACGTGAGGCAGTACG GTGTTATTCCATGGAACGCTACACCAGGAAAAGCCTGTGGATCCACTCTGGGAGACATCTGTAACACCAACGAG TTCTACCTGTCCTACCATCTCTATATTGTTGCGTTAGCCGGTGCTGGCGCCACCGTCATTGCATTG ATCCACTACCTGATGATTCTGGCAGCTAACTGGGCCTACCTGAAAAATGCCGTCTCCACGCATGAGTACCAGGACATCAAGACCAAGGACGACCAGGATCTGGAGGCCGAGGCGCGCTCTAAGGAGGGCCAGAACTCCTCCTCTTACTCATAA